A region of the Scomber scombrus chromosome 17, fScoSco1.1, whole genome shotgun sequence genome:
AGGATCTTTTTTTATACTATTGACTGACTACAAAACTGAAGGATACACAAGCGAGAGTGAAAATTCGTCAAAAATGCAGCAGACCTCTATCCGGACTGGTgagatacacatacacagactgaAGCGAATGGTCAGCTGTTGGTCCTTAAATCACCGGTGACACGTCTcttcacaaacatacacacatacatacatactgaaGCAAATGGTCAGCAGTTGAATACCTCAATAATGTCCTTAAATCAAAGCACCGGCGACACGTCTCTTCAAGGTTATCTTTCTGCGAAATAGATTTTTTGCCCTtagtcatttcaaatgtttttgtaacTTGCACAATAGCAACTGATTAAAAACTGGTTAAAATCCCATAAAGGTACACATTGACCTGACAATGAATCACTCATTAAAGCCTCCTTTTTAGATACTGTAGACAggttgctctgcaattcacttTTTGGTATTTCATATTGTAATCCCCAGAGGAATTCTAAATGACTGAAATCAAAAGCACATTCTGTATCAAAGGTGTATAGAGCAGTTGATTTATAAACTTAGGAGATGATCTTAGGAGATGAGGAAGGTGTGTTGTTGCCAAGGAGCTGGGTCATCACCCTCACAAGTTGGCCCACCCTGCTACAGCATCTGCAGAGTATTGTACTTGTCACTGGGTGCCTCTCAGAAGTCGTCCATACACTTCCTTTAATATTTACTCctatcctcatcctcctcttctcttggGAGAACAGAGAGGTGCTCAGTCGAAACTCAAGAGTGGCACTGACAAGCCAACTTAGACTTAATAAGCCCAAGAGATGCCATAATTTTAGGGCAATCTGCATGTGTGGAGAGCTTTTCTGGCAACCAGAACACAGCATATGAAGGTGTTTAGTACAAAACGACTTGCTCACCATGGCAGGGGAAGAGGTGGGAAGAAAAAAGTACAAGCGTGTTAAGGGCAGCAGGCGTTGGATATAGCGTTGAAAGGCTGGTCTGGTctgacatcattaaaaaagaCTTATGACAAATGTTGTATGGCCAAATTCCCACTTTTCTCAACTGATGAAGgataaacatttataaagtaTGGAAATTATGGAATTTGTGTTTCCTAATATAAGTGGGGCTTGAGAAgggtaaacaaacaaataggCTAGAATATTATattcagggtttcccacagcactttacagttaaggcggccgccttagcaacacccgcctgccgccttaactaacgtcttaaaaaaataaaaaacaaaaaacaaaaatatatatatatatatgatcagggcctgaatttcagcgcaggattgcaggtattgcgcacaatttaattgattcccgcaaatccaacacttatattcccgcacacatttacagcgatgtatattaatgttcaaccaacgtctgcagcggtgtttactgcaggacgactggccggTGTTGTATCGAGCTCTGTTTCCCCGTCGAGATGTGTTTCCCCTAGTCCCGCCCCCGTCCGAAATGACCCGAAAGGCGAAGGAAGCGCGCGTTCACAAAAAGCTCGCCCACGAGCTGCTGTGCTCGTACCACAGAGGCACTTTGGAGAGAGCTAAGGttcaaaactgacttttttagCGAGTTTTATCTGAAGATGTTGTATTGTAGAAGTGAAATCCAACTTTCATGACTGTCTAGTTATATTGTTAAACTGCACATATGTTTgcgtttttatgtctttattaacaCAACCAACGACTGTCATTtctatcaataaaaaatattatttttgtgagAGACTTTTCATTTGGAATGTTATGGACTTTTGGAAGGAAGTGTGCTCATTCATTTATAGGCTAACTTTAAATAGCTATTCTATCATATTTGTCTTAAATGCAGCTCCATATAACAGGTAAAGcacatcctgacagcttggaatattactgtcagataatgttccccctctgttccatatgaaaggaggctcacacatctttcaaattcatactgctgactcatttccccacaacagataagtcctttgattttcaggctgatatcattaaatttgaccatttaaaacaggaggaacgcatcctgacagtatCTGATAGTATTATTCCAAGTAGTATtattaaagctttaaatctttaaaagggGAACATTCCCGTATCTCACTTCAAtacaaaaaactgcaatgtcaAAAAAAGATCATCAGACTGCTGGCCGATAAGGAAATATTGTGTGGATTTATACTTCTTTTCAACCCATGTACGCAGAATTGcagaaaatgaatacaaatattaaataattcatCGAATGGCTGGCTGATTCATTCGAGGATATAAAacttatattgtattatatgttATTTTTCAAGCCTCAGATCACCCAGAGGTGGttaaaattttcacacaatacaTGATGTTGACTCAGAATGTATTTCATCAGGGAAAATACAGCCGTACCATCAGTTTAAACAGCAATTATCTTGTGTTGTTTAAAAACCCCAGAGAAAAATTACAGATGAATATTCTAGCTCGTCAAATTTTCGTGGCACAGTATTATTTAATAGTTAACAAGAAAATGACTTTGTGTTAAATAAACTTTTCCTCAACGTAGACTTAGGGTCTTTatcaagacagaatataaaatgaataaatagtgCCTGTAGAAGGAGATTCTTTCTATAAGCTTATGTTTGTGCAGTGgagtaaaatctttttttttggagaaatcTCGTAGCATATTTCAGGATTCCAGTAGCATAAGTGTGACAGTTGTTGCATGGATGGGTAGGCTTTGCCTGCCAAAATGTCTTATGCAGTTATATAAACATATACTTATCACATTAAAAAGCATATTAGggtaattagggcccgagcactaaaagtgcgaggccctattgtatctgtacagattcttattagggcccgagcactaaaagtgcgaggccctattgtatctgtacagattcttattagggcccaagcacttcaggtgcgaaggccctattgtaatcgtagtgattattagggcccaagcactacagtgcgaaggccctattgtaatcgtagagattattagggcccaagcactacaggtgcgaaggccctattgtatctgtacaGATTCTttttagggcccaagcactacaggtgcgaaggccctattgtaatcgtagtgattattagggcccaagcactacagtgcgaaggccctattgtaatcgtagagattattagggcccaagcactacaggtgcgaaggccctattgtaatcgtagtgattattagggcccaagcactacagtgcgaaggccctattgtaatcgtagagattattattattattattattaaaaaaaaacgactttttgacagcctaaacgtgccccaaaactcacgaAAATTTGCACGCACATCAGACCCGGCGataaaatttgatattttatggttcaccAAAATGTccgtcgcaaaatggctcaatagtgccccctaacgaatataaaaatgggacagattgacgtacatgaacaaaatttggtatatatatgtatcgtGTCCAGACGCGCAAAAAAGTCTATGgggcccatgacgtcactccaacaggaagtcggccattttgaaaaatatgtgcgattttggcgttttccacgcctcgtattttaacgaacttgtcctagggattttatccgaccgacttcaaattcactcagaaacatcttgagacattggagatgaaaagttatcaaaagctttctgattagggattcgatTTGGGCGTGGCGGttccgacaatttccttcgccattcgatccttcgccaaaaagcaggaagtccttataactcctacagacatcgtccgatctacaccaaattaatcatgcatgtagaaggtcccgccctgaacacgtcaaTGCATCTATACCGTGTTAgttccatagcgccacctactggatactcGTGCCATTTTGGCATTTTCCATTTATTATTAGTGCCAAGGGTGCTATGCGCCGAGGCACTCTCTCAGCAGTAATACtacagagagagtgagtgagagagccatctattaatcttcaccatacttattattattagtgccacgggtgctatgctccgaggcactcccctcagcagtaatactgcagaggggatGCTCCGATGCTCAGAGGCATCTATTATTCTTTACCATACTTAttaattagtgccacgggtgctatgCTCCGAGGCATCTAttattcttcaccatacttattagtgccacgggtgcttcgctccgaggcactcccctcagcagtaatactgcagagggtAGTGCCTCGGGTCTTTGCCCCGAGGCACTCCATCTATTAATATTGCTCAaacttattagtgccacgggtgctatgCTCCGAGGCACTCTCTCAGCAGTAACACTGCAGAGAGAGTGCCTCGGGGCAAAGCCCTGAGGCATCTATTaatcttcaccatacttattagtgccacgggtgctacgctacgaggcactcccctcagcagtaatactgcagaggggagtgacaactttttcattactcgtccggtttggattttagaagccctcaaaggtcaagtgcccaaaaaccctcgccaaaacgctcccatagacaatgaataaGAGGAGAGTCtcatgccactttgaccctaaatttgaccacctaaacatgctccaggacagaccaaattcaccacgcacatcaggtctggccataaatttgataaaatggaaaaattaaccccaaaagtgccaaaattggctctctagcgccacctagaaacagtaaaacggccactacggcTGTTAGGGAtatcgtagaaagatcaaaccaaaactacattttttgtcttatcaagacctacaaatcacgcgctgacaccactgacctaaattcaacaggaagtgcacagtttgcctttaaatgtatgattttggacgatttttccggctttttcaaaatatatatattattcctgcatactttcagctatagacttcattcaaacgtcaaaatgtagccacagtctcatctatagatgtgtgtaatttggtctggctatgttttatactttttgatctgcggccccacatgtgcaccctgttcctctcccattcaatcacaaatctccattctgtctgcccatgctctgttgtcatgctctgcagtcgttaactaccatggcaacgactgtgtgtgcgtatgcagctggctgagccaggttcatttaactttaattaagtTTGTGTTCAGTcgttctttgtttttcttggatTGAGTTAAAGATGAATCAACTTCAtgttgtgaaaaatgaaatctCCAGTGTTTGTTTAACGTGGACTTTCCACCGTGGTGGAAAAGTGTTTTCCCCTCGATGCTCCATAAAAGCTGGATGAAGAGCAGCGGCAGGATGAAGAGCAGCggcaggattcagcagtgaagatGAGACGTGTGATCGTTGTGCTCGCCGCTCTGCTGGGTGAGAAACcttcaatatgttttatatcatttatatctGTTAGATATTaactgtttattatatttaacgtgtttaactgtgtgtgtgtgtttgtgtgtgtgtgtgtgtgtgtctgtgtgtgtgtgtgtgtttgtgtgtgtgtctgtgtgtgtgtgtgtgtgtgtgtgtgtgtgtgtgtgtgtgtgtgtgtgcgtgtgtgtgatgcagtgaAGTTTGGTCAGCTGTGCAGTGGAAACCCCGAAAACCGCCGCAGGACGTCAGACACCTGGGGACAGGGACACTACGGAGCCCGCCGgtaacacaactacacaactacactactacagtactacacaACTACATtactacactactacacaactacactactacactactacactactacacaactacactactacactactacatcaccacgccccctcctgatccctcaggtccgtctctgccaacttGCTGCAAGTCCCCCGAACAAAGCGCCGGACTTGGGGTGATCGGGCCACCTCAGCTGCTGCCCCCACCCGATGGAaatcactcccccctcacatcaaagtCTCCCCAACCCTCCCACTAGCattccccacctagctcccactagccttcccctcctagctcccactagccttccccacctagctcccactagccttcccctcctagctcccactagccttccccacctagctcccactagccttccccaccttgctcccactagccttccccacctagctcccaccgtactcttcatgttttaacccttgtattaataaagatttgttttaataaggaaatatgtaaagcgactttgagtaccacataaagcgctatatacatgtgatttattattattacatggtggtgatgatggtgatgatgatggtggtgatgatgaaggtggtgatgatgataaaggtgatgatgatgatgttgcaGGGGCAGTCGGAGCCACCAGGGTTTGGACATCGTGTGCAGTGATGGTTCTGATGTTCTGGCTCCGTTCGACGTGACTCTGAACGGGAAGCTAACGGTCTACAGCGACGCTAAGAAGGCCGCCATCAACAGCGGCATCAACCTGAGAGGAGCCGGTCGGTCCTtcctgttattgatctgttattgatctgttattgatccgttattgatccgttattgatctgttattgatccgttattgatctcttattgatctgttattgacctTGACCCTGTCTCACTGTCCTGCAGGTCTGTGTTTCAAGCTGTTCTACGTGAATCCGGACACAGATTTTTACACCAATCACATTTCACGTGTTAATCCCATCATGGTCTCCATGACGACGGAGCGGATGCGAGGACGTGGGACGTTATCTTGACCTTTGACCGTGACATCATCAGATAGGAGTGAAAACTTTAATAAACACCTGAAGAAGAAACTGGACGGTTTGTGAGGCTTGGTCTTCGTCCTGAGgagtgatcagctgatcagacgCCCATgatgtgatcagctgatcagacgCCCATGATGTGATTAATGTGACcctgagacagaaaaacacgttaaacacacgtcatcatcttcttcatcatcttcatcactcagCTTACCGGTTCTCCTCCGAGACATCTGAGACATGTGAGCcggacctacacacacacacaaacacacacacacacgttaccaTAGAAACACCTACAGCAACATCACATACAGTTGCCCAAAGTCCAACGAGAGTCCCAACACATCCTCatatgttaatgagatgcatcctcacgttaatgagatgcatcctcacattaatgaggtgcatcatcacgttaatgaggtgcatcctcatgttaatgagatgcatcctcatgttagtgaggtgcatcctcatgttaatgagatgcatcctcatgttaatgagatgcttcctcatgttaatgaggtgcatcctcatgttaatgagatgcttcctcatgttaatgaggtgcatcctcatgttagtgagatgcatcctcacgtgaatgagatgcatcctaacgttaatgagatgcttcctcatgttaatgaggtgcatcctcatgttaatgagatgcatcctcatgttaatgaggtgcatcatcacgttaatgaggtgcatcctcatgttaatgagatgcttcctcatgttaatgagatgcatcctaacgttaatgagatgcttcctcatgttaatgaggtgcatcctcatgttaatgagatgcatcctcatgttaatgagatgactcctcatgttaatgaggtgcatcatcacgttaatgaggtgcatcctcatgttaatgagatgcatcctcacgttaatgagatgcatcctaacgttaatgagatgcttcctcatgttaatgaggtgcattctcatgttaatgagatgcatcctcatgttaatgagatgcttcctcatgttaatgaggtgcatcctcatgttaatgagatgcatcctcatgttaatgagatgcatcctcattttaatgagatgcatcctcatgttaatgaggtgcatcctcatgttggACTCTCAGTTGAACTGATAGAAACATCTCAGTGATGTCTGTGTATCAGCTTCACTTACAGTATCACAgtgtaattaatcaataatataatttaataatataatttttaatGTGATGACGCTGCACTGACCTGCTGTTCTTGTTGCTGATTGGACGGTTTAAAactgtccacagtttccattgGACACTCAGCGGTCTGCAGTCCCGcctccaaacacacacgcttctgagaagacaaaaaaaatcatcttcacTTGCTTCATGGCAATGTGCGGAATTTTGCCTATcgcaatttaacaggaactgctggccaaatgggggtactgcttatcgtgctgaaaaaacaaacgcctttttgacagcctaaaagTGCCCCAAATCTCacgagcccctccctccagattgacatagattaACAAAaattggtatatatatgtatcgtgtaaagacgcacaaaaaagtctcttggacccataccctcactccaacaggaagtcggccattttgaatcgaatttgcgattttggcattctttgtttccatttgaattacaa
Encoded here:
- the LOC133997697 gene encoding leukocyte cell-derived chemotaxin-2-like — protein: NCVCVFVCVCVCVCVCVCVCVCVCVCVCVCVCVCVCVCVRVCDAVKFGQLCSGNPENRRRTSDTWGQGHYGARRGSRSHQGLDIVCSDGSDVLAPFDVTLNGKLTVYSDAKKAAINSGINLRGAGLCFKLFYVNPDTDFYTNHISRVNPIMVSMTTERMRGRGTLS